The Strigops habroptila isolate Jane chromosome 8, bStrHab1.2.pri, whole genome shotgun sequence genome includes a window with the following:
- the LOC115612216 gene encoding translation initiation factor IF-2-like, translating into MAFYHPQAQVGFPGRTAAPPGRARLPPAPSPGDLTPTRGAQGTPPTDSKRRAGAWTPTRRRSRREPRSRARYTWPAASPPARERMAQAALQRRPAEAARHAPLPAMPRHPNGTGRGQRTRPRTAAPKGPSARALQREAVPSPTPPHGPRRAHSRRAPGPPPSRGPPTAAPNAAHPAGPSPPAGNDPTPRDGPANRGCRAPGRARPFRPSRGSGPGTAGPSAARRWLRPLPELAVCRHGPCQPVYP; encoded by the coding sequence ATGGCTTTCTATCACCCACAGGCGCAAGTAGGTTTCCCGGGACGTACGGCTGCTCCTCCCGGACGAGCAcggctccctcctgccccttcccccGGAGACCTAACGCCAACCCGCGGCGCGCAGGGCACACCGCCAACCGACAGCAAGCGGCGGGCAGGGGCGTGGACCCCGACCCGCAGGAGAAGCCGACGCGAGCCGAGAAGCCGGGCGCGCTACACCTGGCCCGCCGCTTCCCCACCGGCCCGGGAGCGAATGGCCCAGGCCGCGCTGCAGCGGCGGCCTGCCGAGGCAGCGCGACACGCACCGCTGCCAGCCATGCCCCGCCACCCCAACGGCACCGGGAGAGGGCAGCGCACCCGGCCCCGCACCGCGGCGCCAAAGGGGCCCTCAGCACGCGCGCTGCAACGAGAAGCGGTCCCCAGCCCAACGCCGCCGCACGGTCCGCGCCGCGCTCACTCACGCCGGGCGCCGGGTCCGCCGCCGAGCCGCGGTCCCCCAACAGCCGCGCCGAACGCAGCGCACCCTGCGGGCCCCTCCCCACCGGCAGGAAATGATCCGACCCCGCGCGACGGCCCCGCCAACCGCGGCTGCCGCGCGCCGGGCCGCGCCCGCCCCTTCCGTCCCTCCCGCGGCAGCGGCCCCGGAACGGCGGGGCCTAGCGCAGCCCGCCGCTGGCTACGACCTCTCCCAGAGCTGGCCGTGTGTCGGCACGGCCCGTGCCAGCCGGTATATCCGTGA
- the LOC115611879 gene encoding uncharacterized protein LOC115611879, with protein MRLHMVLSLTMALCMAVLFPGGLGLCNHHHCIIAGREDFPENLVRLPLVTESTTAEWSSSIGLRSRHGRVRVRTAVIPEGQKQPPVVAEGMAAEWSRSIGRRSPQSRVRVRMAVIPESKKQPPIVAESMAAEWSSSTGLRSPQSWVRVRAGVIPEGLKIMASHLPFPLGQQGQMTWLLCHPWITVWLLSMAGTALGLWRNVRRHKGQGRRQTASSFMATGYWKKRSLRYYRLLCRLKTANGVMLRCLRRVSDQRQKVIEYKHLKEKARVNDKKRSACPSSPCNSSQHVSPAD; from the exons ATGAGGCTCCACATGGTTCTCTCCCTGACCATGGCACTCTGCATGGCGGTTCTGTTCCCCGGTGGCCTTGGCCTTTGCAACCACCACCACTGCATCATAGCCGGGAGGGAAGACTTTCCTGAAAACCTGGTGCGGCTGCCTCTTGTCACTGAGAGCACGACTGCCgaatggagcagcagcattggTCTCCGCAGCCGCCATGGCAGGGTGCGAGTCAGGACAGCCGTCATTCCTGAGGGCCAGAAGCAACCACCCGTCGTTGCAGAGGGCATGGCTGCTGAATGGAGCAGGAGCATTGGTCGTCGCAGCCCCCAGAGCCGGGTCCGGGTCAGGATGGCTGTCATTCCTGAAAGCAAGAAGCAACCACCCATTGTTGCAGAGAGCATGGCTGCCgaatggagcagcagcactggtctTCGTAGCCCCCAGAGCTGGGTCCGGGTCAGGGCAGGCGTCATTCCTGAGGGCCTGAAGATCATGGCCTCTCACCTGCCCTTCCCTCTGGGCCAGCAGGGGCAGATGACCTGGCTGCTTTGCCACCCCTGGATAACCGTGTGGCTGCTCTCTATGGCTGGGACTGCCCTTGGCCTCTGGAGAAATGTGAGGAGACACAAGGGACAG ggaaggagacagaCGGCCTCGTCTTTCATGGCAACAGGctactggaaaaagagaagcttgAGATATTACAGATTGCTCTGCCGGCTGAAGACCGCCAATGGAGTGATGCTCAGGTGCCTGCGGCGTGTCTCCGACCAACGCCAGAAAGTGATTGAGTACAAGCACTTGAAGGAGAAGGCACGAGTAAACGATAAGAAGCGGAGCGCCTGCCCTAGCTCCCCATGCAACTCCAGCCAGCATGTGTCCCCAGCCGATTGA
- the LOC115612217 gene encoding uncharacterized protein LOC115612217 translates to MAGCESGQPSFLRARSNHPSLQRAWLLNGAGALVVAAPRAGSGSGWLSFLKAKKQPPIVAESMAAEWSSSTGLRSPQSWVRVRAGVTPEGLKIMASHLPFPLGQQGQMTWLLCHPWITVWLLSMAGTALGLWRNVRRHKGQGRRQTASSFMATGYWKKRSLRYYRLLCRLKTANGVMLRCLRRVSDQRQKVIEYKHLKEKARVNDKKRSACPSSPCNSSQHVSQPIDNIKGSGPPRLV, encoded by the exons ATGGCAGGGTGCGAGTCAGGACAGCCGTCATTCCTGAGGGCCAGAAGCAACCACCCGTCGTTGCAGAGGGCATGGCTGCTGAATGGAGCAGGAGCATTGGTCGTCGCAGCCCCCAGAGCCGGGTCCGGGTCAGGATGGCTGTCATTCCTGAAAGCCAAGAAGCAACCACCCATTGTTGCAGAGAGCATGGCTGCCgaatggagcagcagcactggtctTCGTAGCCCCCAGAGCTGGGTCCGGGTCAGGGCAGGCGTCACTCCTGAGGGCCTGAAGATCATGGCCTCTCACCTGCCCTTCCCTCTGGGCCAGCAGGGGCAGATGACCTGGCTGCTTTGCCACCCCTGGATAACCGTGTGGCTGCTCTCTATGGCTGGGACTGCCCTTGGCCTCTGGAGAAATGTGAGGAGACACAAGGGACAG ggaaggagacagaCGGCCTCGTCTTTCATGGCAACAGGctactggaaaaagagaagcttgAGATATTACAGATTGCTCTGCCGGCTGAAGACCGCCAATGGAGTGATGCTCAGGTGCCTGCGGCGTGTCTCCGACCAACGCCAGAAAGTGATTGAGTACAAGCACTTGAAGGAGAAGGCACGAGTAAACGATAAGAAGCGGAGCGCCTGCCCTAGCTCCCCATGCAACTCCAGCCAGCATGTGTCCCAGCCGATTGACAACATTAAAGGCAGTG GACCTCCAAGGCTGGTGTGA
- the UCK2 gene encoding uridine-cytidine kinase 2 isoform X3, with amino-acid sequence MSSVCSKIVQLLGQNEVDYRQKQVVIVSQDSFYRVLTSEQKSKALKGQFNFDHPDAFDNELIVKTLKEITEGKTVQIPVYDFVSHSRKEETVTVYPADVVLFEGILAFYSQEVRDLFRMKLFVDTDADTRLSRRVLRDISERGRDLEQILSQYITFVKPAFEEFCLPTKKYADVIIPRGADNEVAINLIVQHIQDILNGGLSKRQSNGYLNGYTPPRQRQPSESSSRPH; translated from the exons ATG TCCTCAGTATGCTCCAAGATCGTCCAGCTGCTGGGCCAGAATGAGGTGGACTACCGCCAGAAGCAGGTGGTGATCGTGAGCCAAGACAGCTTCTACCGGGTCCTCACCTCAGAGCAGAAATCCAAAGCGCTCAAAGGCCAGTTCAATTTTGACCACCCAG ATGCCTTTGACAACGAGCTGATCGTGAAAACGCTCAAAGAGATCACTGAAGGGAAGACGGTCCAGATTCCTGTCTATGACTTTGTCTCCCACTCCAG GAAAGAGGAGACGGTGACTGTCTACCCTGCCGACGTGGTGCTCTTCGAAGGCATCCTGGCCTTCTACAGCCAGGAGGTGCGGGATCTGTTCCGCATGAAGCTTTTTGTGGACACGGATGCAGACACCCGGCTGTCCCGCAGAG TGCTACGAGACATCAGTGAGCGGGGCAGAGACCTCGAGCAGATCTTATCTCAGTACATCACCTTCGTCAAGCCTGCCTTCGAAGAGTTCTGTTTGCCA ACCAAGAAGTATGCTGATGTGATCATTCCCAGAGGAGCAGATAATGAAG TGGCCATAAACCTCATTGTGCAGCACATCCAGGACATTCTTAATGGAGGACTCAGCAAACGCCAGAGCAACGGCTACCTGAATGGCTACACTCCTCCCCGCCAGCGGCAGCCCTCAGAGTCCAGCAGCCGGCCTCACTGA